Proteins found in one Alicyclobacillus cycloheptanicus genomic segment:
- the pheS gene encoding phenylalanine--tRNA ligase subunit alpha: MQSQLEGVKEEALRALEPLTDVRALDEWRVQYLGKKSPVTQISRQMGSLTAEQRPVVGGWVNDVRAALQAAFEARKQEVEALLLQARFAAETIDISLPGRRRKRGAVHPLMKVIEEIEDVFLGMGFQIAEGPEVETDTYNFEMLNIPKDHPARDMQDTFYLTEELLLRTHTSPMQVRTMERMRPNAPVKVIVPGRVYRRDEDDATHSHAFTQIEGLVVDEGIRLSDLKGVLLEFARAIFGPDQEVRLRPSFFPFTEPSAEVDVRCINCGGSGCRICKDTGWIEILGSGMVHPRVLDGAGYDSKRFSGFAFGMGPERIAMLKYGIDDIRLLYQNDLRLLCQFNRVM; encoded by the coding sequence ATTCAATCACAGCTGGAGGGCGTGAAAGAGGAGGCCCTGCGAGCGCTCGAGCCGCTGACGGACGTGCGTGCGCTGGACGAGTGGCGCGTGCAGTACCTCGGGAAGAAGAGTCCAGTCACGCAGATTTCGCGGCAGATGGGGTCCTTGACTGCCGAACAGCGGCCGGTCGTGGGCGGCTGGGTCAACGACGTTCGGGCTGCGCTGCAGGCTGCGTTTGAGGCTCGTAAGCAGGAAGTGGAGGCGCTGCTGCTCCAGGCTCGCTTTGCGGCGGAGACGATTGATATTTCACTGCCGGGCCGGCGCCGTAAGCGGGGTGCTGTGCATCCCCTGATGAAGGTCATCGAGGAGATTGAAGACGTGTTTTTGGGCATGGGGTTCCAGATTGCCGAGGGGCCCGAAGTCGAAACTGACACGTACAACTTCGAGATGTTGAACATCCCCAAGGACCATCCCGCGCGCGACATGCAGGACACGTTCTACCTGACGGAGGAACTGCTGCTCCGGACGCACACTTCGCCGATGCAAGTGCGCACGATGGAACGGATGCGTCCCAACGCGCCAGTCAAGGTGATTGTGCCGGGGCGCGTCTACCGGCGTGATGAAGACGACGCGACACACTCGCACGCGTTTACGCAAATTGAGGGCCTCGTGGTCGACGAAGGCATTCGGCTGAGCGACCTGAAGGGCGTTCTGTTGGAATTTGCGCGCGCCATTTTCGGGCCGGACCAGGAGGTTCGGCTGCGGCCCAGTTTCTTCCCGTTTACGGAGCCCAGCGCGGAGGTGGACGTGCGCTGCATCAACTGCGGCGGGTCGGGCTGCCGCATCTGCAAGGACACAGGGTGGATTGAGATTCTCGGATCCGGCATGGTGCATCCGCGGGTGCTCGATGGCGCGGGCTACGACAGCAAGCGGTTCAGCGGGTTTGCCTTCGGCATGGGTCCCGAACGCATCGCGATGCTCAAATACGGCATCGACGACATTCGTTTGCTGTACCAGAACGACCTGCGTCTGCTTTGTCAGTTTAACCGCGTGATGTAA
- the pheT gene encoding phenylalanine--tRNA ligase subunit beta, whose amino-acid sequence MKLSYQWLNEYVDIRDIAPSNLAERLTNAGLAVDAVTPRNQGVQGVVVGEVLTCEPHPNADRLRVCTVNLGAAAPSTIVCGAKNVAAGQRVPVAVPGSVLPGGPIGVAKLRGIESQGMICSAKELGMEVRLLPKEQTEGIYVLPPDAPIGQDVVELLHLDDVVLEIDLTPNRSDCLSLRGLAYEVAALLDRPVHFPEHITSGSAAADGAVRIQLLTDRCPRYEAQVVRGVQSVPSPLWMQARLLAAGVRPINLIVDVTNYVMLEWGQPLHAFDLDEVHDHTIVVRQAQPDETLVTLDGETRQLNADTIVIADVDRAIGIAGVMGGQNSEITAKTAQIIIESAVFDAASVRRAGQRLGLRSEAQQRFEKGVDAAAVRGALVRATALLQTLAGAELVGSVVAAGAEPAAAFTSVPFSPERCNRLLGTAIPATEMKDIFRRLGFGISEGPAADAAGSAAPSGGAVTQWVVQVPTRRPDITLEADLVEEIGRLYGLDAVPATLPVGPTTAGVRDRHQRLQKATRDILTGCGLTEVFTYTFSHPDALKPLRLDQSSPYWQMIPLLRPMSEERIALRTHLLPGLAQVASYNLARGVNGGEIFEIGRVYWPEGLPLTKQPCERMQWAGLWFGVTEPALGERPRRYDFYDAKGVIETWLEGLGLAGRTSFQPAQTSWLHPGRAAVVLVDGEQLGTFGELHPETANALELGTAMYAEFDLDLVLALQVEKLRVKSLPKFPAARRDLAVVVKRDVPAQELITLAIQTAAAADNILENCAVFDVYTGPGVAKGHKSVALALTYRADDRTLTDEEMEALEQKILERWKQVLGATLRTA is encoded by the coding sequence GTGAAACTTTCCTACCAGTGGCTGAACGAATACGTGGATATCCGAGACATCGCTCCGAGTAACCTCGCCGAACGGCTGACCAACGCAGGGTTGGCCGTGGACGCGGTGACGCCCCGAAATCAAGGCGTGCAGGGCGTCGTCGTGGGGGAAGTCTTGACCTGCGAGCCGCATCCAAACGCGGACCGGCTGCGCGTGTGTACGGTGAACCTTGGGGCGGCAGCGCCGAGTACGATTGTCTGCGGCGCGAAAAACGTGGCGGCTGGGCAGCGCGTGCCTGTGGCCGTGCCGGGCAGTGTGCTCCCGGGGGGGCCGATTGGCGTCGCCAAGCTGCGCGGCATTGAATCGCAGGGCATGATTTGCTCCGCGAAAGAACTGGGCATGGAAGTTCGATTGCTGCCGAAAGAGCAGACTGAGGGCATTTACGTGTTACCGCCTGATGCGCCGATTGGACAGGACGTCGTGGAACTGCTCCACTTGGACGATGTGGTGCTGGAAATTGACTTGACTCCAAACCGCAGTGACTGTCTGTCGCTGCGGGGGCTTGCTTACGAAGTGGCGGCGCTGCTCGACCGGCCGGTGCACTTTCCCGAGCACATCACATCCGGCAGTGCGGCGGCGGACGGCGCGGTCCGGATTCAACTTTTGACCGACCGCTGCCCGCGGTACGAGGCGCAGGTCGTGCGCGGCGTGCAGTCTGTGCCGTCTCCGCTGTGGATGCAGGCGCGGCTTTTGGCGGCGGGCGTGCGTCCCATCAATCTGATTGTGGATGTCACCAACTACGTCATGCTGGAGTGGGGACAGCCGCTGCATGCCTTTGACCTGGATGAAGTCCACGACCATACGATTGTGGTCCGCCAGGCGCAGCCGGACGAGACCCTGGTCACCTTGGATGGCGAAACCCGGCAGCTGAACGCGGATACGATTGTCATTGCCGATGTCGATCGCGCCATTGGCATCGCCGGCGTGATGGGCGGGCAAAACTCTGAAATCACAGCGAAGACCGCGCAGATTATCATCGAATCGGCCGTGTTTGATGCAGCCAGTGTTCGCCGTGCCGGCCAGCGCCTGGGGCTTCGTTCGGAAGCGCAGCAGCGCTTCGAGAAGGGCGTCGACGCGGCTGCCGTCCGCGGTGCGCTGGTGCGCGCAACGGCGCTGCTGCAGACGCTGGCGGGGGCGGAGTTGGTCGGCAGTGTGGTCGCCGCCGGGGCAGAACCAGCCGCAGCCTTCACGTCCGTGCCATTTTCACCAGAACGGTGCAATCGGCTGCTCGGCACAGCGATTCCTGCAACGGAGATGAAGGACATCTTCCGGCGTCTTGGCTTTGGCATTTCCGAAGGTCCGGCGGCGGACGCTGCGGGTTCCGCGGCGCCCTCAGGCGGCGCGGTCACGCAGTGGGTCGTGCAGGTGCCCACGCGGCGTCCAGACATCACGCTGGAAGCGGACTTGGTGGAGGAAATTGGGCGCCTGTACGGCCTGGATGCGGTACCGGCCACGCTGCCCGTGGGTCCGACCACCGCCGGCGTCCGCGACCGCCATCAACGGCTGCAAAAGGCGACGCGGGACATCCTCACTGGGTGCGGTCTCACGGAGGTCTTCACCTACACCTTCAGCCATCCGGACGCCTTGAAGCCGCTGCGGCTGGACCAGTCGTCCCCATATTGGCAGATGATCCCGCTGCTTCGTCCGATGTCGGAAGAACGGATTGCGCTTCGCACCCACTTGCTGCCCGGGTTGGCGCAGGTGGCCAGCTACAACCTGGCCCGCGGCGTGAACGGGGGCGAGATTTTTGAAATCGGCCGGGTGTACTGGCCGGAGGGCTTGCCCTTGACCAAGCAGCCGTGTGAGCGGATGCAGTGGGCCGGGCTGTGGTTCGGTGTCACCGAGCCGGCCCTCGGCGAGCGCCCGCGACGGTACGACTTTTACGACGCGAAGGGCGTGATCGAAACCTGGCTGGAGGGCTTAGGACTGGCGGGCCGCACCAGCTTCCAGCCGGCGCAGACGAGTTGGCTCCACCCGGGCCGTGCGGCGGTTGTGCTGGTGGACGGCGAGCAGCTTGGGACGTTTGGGGAGCTGCACCCGGAGACGGCGAATGCCCTGGAACTTGGAACCGCGATGTACGCGGAGTTTGATTTAGATCTCGTGCTGGCCTTGCAGGTGGAGAAGCTTCGTGTCAAGAGCCTGCCGAAATTCCCGGCCGCCCGGCGCGATTTGGCCGTAGTGGTGAAACGGGACGTGCCGGCACAGGAACTCATCACCTTGGCCATCCAGACGGCTGCGGCGGCGGACAACATCCTCGAGAACTGCGCTGTGTTTGACGTTTACACCGGGCCGGGTGTGGCAAAGGGGCACAAGAGTGTCGCGCTGGCACTGACCTATCGCGCGGACGATCGGACGCTCACCGACGAAGAAATGGAGGCGCTCGAACAGAAGATTCTGGAGCGCTGGAAGCAGGTGCTGGGCGCCACCCTCAGGACGGCGTAA
- the zapA gene encoding cell division protein ZapA — translation MEGSGVNRVRVEILGTQYTLRGKESEEHMKQVAKLVDELMRQLSESHSYLDLKRIAVLTALNVADELVTLREKYEELTALLDETTRSEPS, via the coding sequence GTGGAAGGAAGCGGCGTCAATCGGGTACGCGTCGAGATTCTTGGCACCCAGTACACCCTGCGTGGCAAGGAATCGGAGGAACATATGAAACAAGTCGCAAAGCTGGTCGATGAATTGATGCGGCAGCTCAGCGAATCTCATTCCTATTTGGATTTGAAGCGAATTGCCGTGCTGACGGCGCTCAACGTGGCGGATGAGCTGGTGACACTGCGCGAGAAGTACGAGGAATTGACCGCGTTGCTTGATGAAACCACCCGGTCCGAACCAAGTTAG